The genomic region TCGGTATGAATGTCGACGACCCGCACCAGATCGAGGACGTGATGGCGCGCGAGCTGAAGAAGCAGCTGCAGGAGGAACTGCATCCGGCGCATGCCATCCAGATCGTAGCCGATGCGCTGCCGGCGCTTGGGATCGTCGCCGCGGTGCTGGGCGTGATCAAGACGATGTCGCACATCAACGAGCCGCCGGCGGTGCTGGGCGCGATGATCGGCGGTGCGCTGGTGGGCACGTTCCTGGGCGTGCTGTTGTCCTATGGCCTGGCCGGCCCCTGCGCCAGCCGGCTGAAGGGCGTGGTGGAGGAAGAAAGCAAGTTCTTCGAGGTGATCCGGGCCGTCCTGGTCGCGCATCTGCATGGCAACGTGCCGCAGGTCAGTGTCGAGACCGGACGGAAGATGGCCCCGAACGAGCATATGCCGAGCTTCCAGGAACTGGAGACGGCGATCCGCAACCTGAAGATCGGGTAAGGTAAGAAACCCCATGGCATAGGGTCGTTCAGAAAACGGTCAGCTCACGCACATGAGTGCGGAGATGCCGGTTGCATGGGGCGCGCGCGTGTTAGACCGCCCCATCGAAGCTGCCGGAGAACGAACGCATGACCCGCCGCGTCAGTCTGCTTGGGATCCTCGCCGTGCTGGCAAGCCTGCCGTCGCTGGCCCTGGCGCAGAAGCCGGAAGCGGCGCTGCCCAGCGTCAAATTGTGCACGGGGCCGCAGGACGGAAACTATGATTTCTCCGGCATCCAGATCGCGCAGCAGGCAAAGGGCGTGCTGAACGTCACGCTGGTGCAGACCCAGGGATCGCTGGACAATCTCGCCCGGCTCGACAAAGGGGAATGCGACGCCGCCATCGTGCAGAGCGATGCCTATGGGGTCTATCTCAAGCAGAATTCCCGCTCGGCGCTGAACATCGAGAAAAGCCGGGTTCTCTATCAGGAATACCTGCATTTCATCTGCAATTCCCAGGCGGGCCTGTCCAAGATCACGCAACTGACCCGGCAGCACACCATCCTCATCGGCCCGCTCGGCGGCGGCACTTCCACCACATGGGAGAGCTTCCGGCTCGCCGACCCGAAGCGCTATGACCCGATCCCGACGCTGCCAGTGGGCGGGCTGCGCGCCGTCAACATGGTGCAGGAAGGTTCCCAGGCGGCCTGCCTGTTGTTCGTCACCGGCCTCAAGAGCCCGCAGATCAATGAAGCGAACCAGGTGGCGCTGAACAGCAAGGGGAAGCTGGTGC from Rhodovastum atsumiense harbors:
- the motA gene encoding flagellar motor stator protein MotA produces the protein MLTIGGLVFLLMSVFGGYLAAGGTLGPLLEALPFEMLTIGGAAIATFLMANSLHHVRHTLSGLGRVVKGAAYRKSDYIDLLSLLFFFTRLANTKGAIALEPHIEKPAESAAFRHFPRILANSQVCSIICDYLRMIGMNVDDPHQIEDVMARELKKQLQEELHPAHAIQIVADALPALGIVAAVLGVIKTMSHINEPPAVLGAMIGGALVGTFLGVLLSYGLAGPCASRLKGVVEEESKFFEVIRAVLVAHLHGNVPQVSVETGRKMAPNEHMPSFQELETAIRNLKIG
- a CDS encoding TAXI family TRAP transporter solute-binding subunit codes for the protein MTRRVSLLGILAVLASLPSLALAQKPEAALPSVKLCTGPQDGNYDFSGIQIAQQAKGVLNVTLVQTQGSLDNLARLDKGECDAAIVQSDAYGVYLKQNSRSALNIEKSRVLYQEYLHFICNSQAGLSKITQLTRQHTILIGPLGGGTSTTWESFRLADPKRYDPIPTLPVGGLRAVNMVQEGSQAACLLFVTGLKSPQINEANQVALNSKGKLVLIAADDSDLPKLKDPKGRQIYSKATIPGGTYPGGLQPSSMFGSSVDTIAVDAVFVASTAFIDANGQAYNALLRAVNNAVPAIKNKVEAK